The sequence below is a genomic window from Hippocampus zosterae strain Florida chromosome 15, ASM2543408v3, whole genome shotgun sequence.
CTGTCACAAATTGCATGCAGTGTCCTGAATGGAATCGTTATTAAAATCCGCTGCACTACTATTTCAACGATCTCAAATAATGCAATGAAATTAGCTGTACATGACACAGTTATAAAATGCTTCAATAGCGTTTTAACTTTAAAATTCCAGTCAAGTAATCCCCTGACAGGTTGTTGGatagtgcgtgtttgtgtgtgagcgtgtgtgttctTCTGCCATATTTTTGTTTGCCATGAAAgaagattgttaaaaaaaacaaataaataaatttttctTGAAATGATGCCTGTAACGCATGCGTTCACAAACATCCACCTACAAGCAAAGAGACAAAAGAAGCGTGACGCTTCCCACCAGCGGCATGCACTGGTCTGGATATGTGACATGCAACATTTTGTTTGGTACTTTTAATTTGACAGCGTTCGGTGCTCagcctaaaacacacacacacacacacacactggcacagACATTTACtcaacacgcgcacgcacacctcTAATTTGACAGCGCTCTAACAAGAGCCTGCTGCTTGTCAAATGTTCTCTAGTGGCAGCAGGGATCCGCACAGCCGAGGGGGTTCTTTTCAAGGACATCTGtgaaggaacacacacacacacagacacacacacacacacacacacacacgctggctTTGAATGGGCTGCGAGAGGCAGCCTGCTGCACACATGCTGAGGGCTGCTCCTCATACTCTCCATcttgctcgctctctctcctgcctccctgcctTTTCGCTCTCTCTTTATCTAACATTCCATCGCCTCGCTTCCCTCTTTTGCTCTTAAGTAGAGGGCTGAGGAGATGAGATAGACCAGGGTAGATTGCGGGGACACCTCCCTGGCTGGTTCCAAAAACCAAGTCCCTTTCTCAGGCCGCACACATCAATTCCCTCTTCTTTCTTCAATCCAAAACACCAGGAGACCGTTTCAAGTTACTCAAAGGCGGGAAGACTTTGGTCTTCTGGATTTCGACCtattgacgtgtgtgtgtgtgtggtgtgtgctcGTGAAGTAAAAGCTTCTCTTTGGTGGGTGTCCAcactcccccccaaccccccatgcTGTCTTAAACTTGACTTCTGTGAAATACTTTGCTCATTAGGGGTTGACTGGAGTTACCGGTACTTGTCAAATGATGGCCACTCCACCTGATCACAAAGCCCCAGCCCTGTGGCGCACCTGAGAGTGAGCCAGCGTGCGTTGCTTGGACGGAGGGATGCGTATGTAAAGTAGACATGACAGAGACATGAaatgatttttacattttacggTGGATTCCCCCCCGAGCACATTTTAGTGAcggctgagattaaaaaaaaaggtcgaaAGAAAAACCTTTCGAATAGATGTCGAGAATAGAAGAAATGAAAACGCCGCACCACTACTAAATCCTATTTCACAGCACACGTCTTCTGTATTTTGGCTGCGGTGAGGGAAAAGCGACCAATAATCTATCGGCACCATAACTGCCATTTTCCCCCTTTGTCATGTGCCAGAGTTGACTGGTTCACTGCAACCTCTCAAATGGTTTGCGAGTACTGACTGGTCTTGTTGGAATTGTTCAATTTTcccatttgaaataaaaagaacaatCTGTTCTCGAGGCAAACCTTTTATTCACTCTAACACAATTGCCATTTACAAGTGAGAAATGTAATTTCTCACTATGAATAGTGAGAGGGAAAGACAATATGTTCAAAAGTGTCTTACTGTCTTGGCGGTTTTCGTCACTGGTTGACAACGTGACCGATTTGCATATACAAACTCTACTACTGCATTTGTAACCTTCCAGACTGATGCCACAATTAAATCACTTTGAGACCAATTATGATAACCATGTTTTCAAAGGATACAAAAAAGAGGAACTTGCACAATGAAGAGGTAATTTAgagatgggatttttttttcattattattatccttGGCCATAAAGTCATAGCAAGTCAgatttaaaatcaaaatgtcaatcTTTGTTGAAAGGTATTACAAATAACCAGACAGGGGAAGAGATCAGAGTTTTGCCATCTGATATTATTTGATCGTGAGTGTGTGCAACTGTCAGATAAAATAGTGGCCATCCGATCCAATGATCTAGAAGGAAGGTTCACAGAGCAGCGTCTCAAATGTCAGCATGTGCATAAATACAAGCCCGTCTTATTGGGAGTGACATTAAACTAAAAAAGCCAGAATGCCATCTTTCGAAAGCTCTGCGAGCCTTGCCGGGATCGCCCATCGACCCAACTGGAACGTGAACAGGCCCGTTTTTATTACAGTCACTGTAATTAACATTTCGCTGGCATCGAGCCGAACCCTCAGGAGACCCCGAAAACAggggggcagtaggcagggcacaccctgaaccggtagccagctcatcgcagggcacacgtagacatgcaaccattcgcgctcccaatcacacaccaagggacaatgtTAATtaaacctgtcatgcatgtttttggaatgtgggatgaaaccggagtacccggagaaaagccacacaggcacgggaataacatgcaaactctacacagttAGGCCGGAGCCGAAAATccaaacctgcacctctgcactgtgaagctgatgtTCCAACCTGTCATCCgtggtaaaaataaaataacacccaTATGTGGACTGACCAAgagtatagatttttttttattgacattttgaaattgtgATTTATGTTTCAGCTTGACTCCTGTGATGTATCAAAATTTTTAATAGTATATTGCAACCTTAAGTTAAAATCTTGTaaatgacagttaaaaaaagGTAATGTACCTTATATCGCATGTGAAGTCAGAATGGAAAATACGGAAATATAGAATATTGAGGCCGTGTTGCTGAGTGGTACCACTTAATACTATTAATGTAACCGTCCTAGAGTGCTCTGTGTCCTCTAAAAGTGTGGTTCTTGACTGCAGTCATTTTCTGTAAAAGAGTGAAAGGCTAAGGAGAAAGCGCTGACCTCGCATCTCAGCAATTTCATCCTCATCAGCTTGTGAGACTTCATTAACTTCGTAGGGTAATTTCCTCTATgaaggcctcttttttttttttactacactTCGTCTTTTTATCCAGCCACCCACCGCGAACTCGATCTTTTGCGCCTTCTTTGAATATCAGatcagatatcctttatttgtcccacactggggaaatttacaaaagcCCCTTTAGGAATTTTGAGGTGCAGAATATTAAGCAAATACGGAGCAAGAGCACACGTCCATTCTTACACAAAGGGGTGCTAACATGAAAAGTCTCGAATGTGAGGTACTGATGGCCGATTAGACTTGCTGAGGCCCGGACGCGGCCATTGACGGCCGTGCGTTAGTTGAGAAGCTCTAGAAAGATGTCAAGCGTGAGTCAATGCTGCCCTCCTCAGGAAGGTAGGGAGTACTGCACGGATGGCCGACGGGTAAGGTCCAAGAGTGGGCTAATGCCTGACTTTGACCGCACGTTCGTTCACCTTTTCCCGCAAAGTTACCTGATAACGGGTCAATAATGGATCACTTCACTGCCGCTGGATCGCTACATGTTGAAGGGGTTACCTTCACGAAAAGGGGGAGAGGGGGCTCATGTAGCACTTACATTCCCAACAGTTGCACTTATTTTTAATACCTGTGAAGTCAATGAACCACTGGAGGAAATGAACAGTAGAACGACAGAATCGTGTTCACTCCGGTGATCAATGTTCATTTGTCCGTACTGATACGCAACCTtccctcttccttccttcctttcctcgATGCGGCTCCACACGACACATTAAGTACCCAGGCCAGGTTTGGTGCAGACAAATGCCAGCCACTCATTTTCCCCAAATGTCAACTCGTGACATGGCATCAACAATCTGCGTCAACGTGTCCTTTTCTGACTCCTCCTTTGACTTTACGGCACGCTCTGTGTTAAGGTTCCGAtggtaaataaacaaaaaggaaTTCACACATACATCTCAACGATTAAATACTGGTGGCGTATGCTCTAATATCAATTTCAATTAGGTTCTAACACTGCGACAGTACAACCGATCTACAAGGCATCACATATCAAacacaataaatacaatttacagtatatttagtCCCATTTATCCAGTGTCAATCAACTACCTGTTTTAAGTGTgctattaaataaaaaaaaattgagaaaatgatTGCAAGTCCACAGACAAATGAATTCAACCGTGGGACATTTCTGATTaagcaaaatttaaaaaaaacacacacacacacacaatgctctGTCAAATACCTGGAGAATTTTGCAAGAATCTCAGTTCCCAGAGCACCACTTGGGTTTTACATGCTTCACTGATCCCGGACCCGGTGTCTCTTTCTCGTGAATGTCCCATCTGTGTCCTTCATACAAGCAATCAGGAAATTGCGGCACTTGCAAGTATACTGCTCCGGATATTCCCGGAAATGGCTCACATGGACGCTGGAGACAAAATCATAACTGTCCACTGGAACTCCTTTAAACTTGAGGGTGTCTGCAAAGAGCCTGACATCTCTTGGCCTGATCACTCTATCAGCTCGAGAGTAGAGGAAGAAATGAGGCCAGGCAGGCGGCCTCTCTTGCACCGCGTCATAGTGGTTCTTGTGCACATATTTGGTCAAGGGGTACAGCACGATTCGCAGCAAGAAAACAGTCATTGCAAAGAGTGCAAGCAGGAGGTACTTCAAAACAGGACTTATTTTGGGCCCTAAAGTAGCGGCCAGGGCCCGCACTGCCCCGAGGACATTCCCGCTACCCGGAGCGCTGTCCACAACGGCCCCGATTACACACAGGGAGCTAAACAGTTTGTCCTTGTGCAAAAGCTCGACAATATATCTGTACAGCATGAAGCCACCATTACTGAATACGTGGAAGAAAATGGGACTCTGCTCCACCTCATAGTCAAAGAGGATCTCCAGCAACTTGAGGGCTGTACGTCTCAGTTCTTTGTATCCGAATGACTCGGAGATAAACACGGTCTTGAGAGGGGCCGTGTAACGGATAGTGACGCATCCCTGGATCAGAAAAGATCAGTAAGCTTTAAAACGACCAAATGAATCGCAATTAAACCTTGAACCTGTTCATTGTAGATGGAGCTGTACTTGGTGAGGTGTTTGTCTCTGCAGCCCG
It includes:
- the tmem53 gene encoding transmembrane protein 53 isoform X2 — protein: MGGLQRQTPHQGCVTIRYTAPLKTVFISESFGYKELRRTALKLLEILFDYEVEQSPIFFHVFSNGGFMLYRYIVELLHKDKLFSSLCVIGAVVDSAPGSGNVLGAVRALAATLGPKISPVLKYLLLALFAMTVFLLRIVLYPLTKYVHKNHYDAVQERPPAWPHFFLYSRADRVIRPRDVRLFADTLKFKGVPVDSYDFVSSVHVSHFREYPEQYTCKCRNFLIACMKDTDGTFTRKRHRVRDQ
- the tmem53 gene encoding transmembrane protein 53 isoform X1 — encoded protein: MANDEMDYNIVFPDEATSETHWQGTKEPVVILLGWAGCRDKHLTKYSSIYNEQGCVTIRYTAPLKTVFISESFGYKELRRTALKLLEILFDYEVEQSPIFFHVFSNGGFMLYRYIVELLHKDKLFSSLCVIGAVVDSAPGSGNVLGAVRALAATLGPKISPVLKYLLLALFAMTVFLLRIVLYPLTKYVHKNHYDAVQERPPAWPHFFLYSRADRVIRPRDVRLFADTLKFKGVPVDSYDFVSSVHVSHFREYPEQYTCKCRNFLIACMKDTDGTFTRKRHRVRDQ